From Acidobacteriota bacterium, the proteins below share one genomic window:
- the dnaB gene encoding replicative DNA helicase: MADPAADRPLPHNLEAERAVLGAILLNAEAIHQAVEYIRDVDFFRDAHRRMFAKMLGLMERGQAIDFITLKEELGRTGELDQVGGPAYISSLVDGLPHGINVGEYARIVKQKATLRELIHTANRVLVAAYAAEEDAETVIDEAERDIFKIAEGSIHGGFVAMRDLANASFAAVEQAHARKQLITGVPTGFKELDEMMAGLQPSDLIIVAGRPSMGKTSLVLNIAQYVGTKKAMTVGFFSLEMSKEQLFLRMLTSEAAIDGHRLRTGFLGERDWPKLTDAMSTLTQAQIFIDDTASIGVLEMRAKARRLKAEHGLDLIIIDYIQLMQGRGRFENRVTELASISRGLKGLAKELNVPVVVLSQLSRAPENRPNRRPQLSDLRESGALEQDADVVIMIYREDMYEATEENQGVAELIMAKQRNGPTGSVKLAFIREYTRFENLEWKPNS; the protein is encoded by the coding sequence ATGGCCGATCCCGCTGCCGATCGCCCGCTCCCGCACAACCTGGAAGCCGAGCGCGCGGTGCTGGGCGCCATTCTGCTCAACGCCGAAGCCATCCACCAGGCGGTCGAGTACATCAGGGATGTCGACTTCTTCCGCGATGCGCACCGGCGCATGTTCGCGAAGATGCTGGGCCTGATGGAACGCGGTCAGGCCATCGATTTCATCACGCTCAAAGAGGAACTGGGGCGCACCGGCGAACTGGACCAGGTGGGCGGGCCCGCGTACATCAGTTCGCTGGTCGACGGCCTCCCGCACGGCATCAACGTCGGCGAGTACGCGCGCATCGTCAAGCAGAAGGCGACGCTGCGCGAGTTGATTCACACCGCCAATCGTGTCCTGGTCGCCGCGTATGCGGCCGAAGAGGACGCCGAGACGGTGATCGACGAGGCCGAGCGCGACATCTTCAAGATCGCCGAGGGCTCCATCCACGGCGGGTTCGTCGCGATGCGCGACCTCGCCAACGCGAGCTTCGCGGCGGTGGAGCAGGCGCACGCGAGAAAACAGCTCATCACGGGCGTGCCCACCGGCTTCAAGGAACTCGACGAGATGATGGCCGGGCTCCAGCCGTCAGACCTGATCATCGTGGCTGGGAGGCCGTCGATGGGCAAGACGAGCCTGGTGCTCAACATCGCGCAGTATGTCGGGACGAAGAAGGCGATGACGGTCGGCTTCTTCAGCCTGGAAATGTCGAAGGAGCAGCTCTTCCTGCGCATGCTCACCTCGGAAGCGGCTATTGACGGCCACCGTCTGCGAACCGGATTCCTGGGCGAGCGCGACTGGCCGAAGCTGACCGACGCGATGTCGACGCTGACCCAGGCGCAGATCTTCATCGACGACACCGCGTCGATCGGTGTCCTGGAGATGCGCGCCAAAGCGCGGCGCCTCAAGGCGGAGCACGGTCTTGACCTGATCATCATCGACTACATCCAGCTGATGCAGGGGCGCGGCCGTTTCGAGAACCGCGTCACTGAACTGGCGTCGATCTCGAGAGGGTTGAAGGGGCTGGCGAAGGAACTCAACGTGCCGGTGGTCGTACTGTCGCAGTTGAGCCGGGCGCCGGAAAATCGTCCGAACAGGCGGCCCCAGTTATCGGACCTCAGGGAATCCGGAGCCCTCGAGCAGGATGCCGACGTCGTCATCATGATTTACCGCGAAGACATGTATGAGGCGACCGAGGAGAACCAGGGTGTGGCCGAACTCA
- the rplI gene encoding 50S ribosomal protein L9, which produces MEVILREHVENLGRRGEVVKVADGYARNFLLPRKLALLANQANMKIVERQRKIGEVKELAERSAAEAYAVRLTHADVVIARRVGENETLYGSVTAADIGDDLKAKGFEVDKRKIQLEEPLKQLGEFTVPIKLHSDVVAQLRVRVAALEEPKE; this is translated from the coding sequence ATGGAAGTCATTCTTCGTGAACACGTCGAGAATCTGGGTCGCCGCGGCGAGGTCGTGAAGGTCGCCGACGGCTACGCCCGCAACTTCCTGCTGCCGCGCAAGCTCGCCTTGCTGGCCAACCAGGCCAACATGAAGATCGTGGAGCGGCAGCGGAAGATTGGCGAGGTGAAGGAACTGGCCGAGCGGTCGGCCGCCGAAGCCTACGCTGTCCGCCTGACGCATGCCGATGTCGTCATCGCTCGCCGCGTCGGCGAGAACGAGACGCTTTACGGGTCGGTCACCGCGGCCGACATCGGCGACGACCTCAAGGCCAAGGGATTCGAGGTGGATAAGCGCAAGATCCAACTGGAGGAGCCGCTCAAGCAGTTGGGCGAGTTCACCGTGCCGATCAAGCTCCACAGCGACGTCGTGGCGCAGTTGCGCGTCCGCGTGGCGGCGCTCGAAGAGCCGAAGGAGTAA
- the rpsR gene encoding 30S ribosomal protein S18, which yields MADERGSRHTSGPKGRGASRGGEKGGPRRSMFRRRKVCKFCTDKIDHIDYKDVKMLQPFIPERAKIIPRRISGVCAMHQRKLQTAIKRARLLAMLPYVTD from the coding sequence ATGGCTGACGAACGAGGATCTCGACACACGTCCGGCCCGAAGGGCCGTGGCGCTTCGCGGGGCGGCGAGAAGGGCGGCCCGCGCCGCTCGATGTTCCGCCGCCGCAAGGTCTGCAAGTTCTGCACGGACAAGATCGATCACATCGATTACAAGGACGTGAAGATGTTGCAGCCATTTATTCCCGAGCGCGCGAAGATCATTCCGCGCCGGATCTCCGGTGTGTGCGCCATGCACCAGCGCAAGTTGCAGACGGCCATCAAACGGGCGCGGCTTCTGGCCATGCTGCCCTACGTGACGGATTAG